The following coding sequences lie in one Enterococcus sp. 9E7_DIV0242 genomic window:
- a CDS encoding CopG family transcriptional regulator — protein sequence MATDKNRVMISLDDKNLEKLEHLVEDARDRRGLRLTKSQVIELLLNTVETFDDVMGNIKN from the coding sequence ATGGCAACGGATAAGAATCGAGTAATGATCAGTTTAGATGATAAAAACTTGGAAAAGCTGGAGCATTTAGTCGAAGATGCCCGTGATCGCCGAGGGCTGCGCCTAACGAAATCACAGGTGATCGAGCTGCTACTAAATACAGTGGAAACATTTGACGATGTGATGGGAAATATCAAGAACTGA
- a CDS encoding ATP-grasp domain-containing protein has protein sequence MVVYIRETPVPTETSINKYNAMVGFYLRGKEIVRYQSINEIVELRKEDIVVDYIKETLEILQLMGVDTNFEDYPSELSAFYGRNIRKGVLGEIANIPENWGQFVKPLLADKAFTGRVVNGTKDLIGIGLPFDFPVWISEDVAFQAEWRVFVLNGEILDVRPYKGDYHHLKYDASLVDEAVAAWKASPSAYVLDVGVTSDGRTLIVEVNDGYAVGNYGLMPISASRFLEARWQELTAPYFEKHEVLLINKEKHTF, from the coding sequence ATGGTTGTCTATATTCGAGAAACACCGGTTCCGACCGAAACCAGTATCAATAAATATAATGCCATGGTAGGCTTCTATCTGCGTGGAAAAGAGATCGTTCGTTATCAGTCAATAAATGAAATTGTGGAATTGCGGAAAGAAGATATTGTGGTTGATTACATTAAAGAAACTCTGGAAATCTTACAATTGATGGGCGTTGATACAAATTTTGAGGATTATCCTTCGGAGCTTTCAGCATTTTATGGTCGCAATATTCGAAAAGGAGTGCTGGGTGAAATTGCAAATATCCCTGAAAATTGGGGGCAGTTCGTCAAGCCGCTTTTGGCAGATAAGGCTTTTACAGGCAGAGTCGTGAATGGAACGAAGGATTTGATTGGTATCGGACTACCCTTTGATTTTCCAGTTTGGATCAGTGAGGATGTCGCGTTTCAAGCAGAGTGGCGCGTATTTGTACTAAATGGGGAAATTTTGGATGTCCGTCCTTATAAAGGCGATTACCATCACTTGAAGTATGATGCGTCACTCGTGGACGAAGCAGTAGCAGCTTGGAAAGCAAGTCCTAGTGCTTATGTGTTGGATGTTGGCGTTACTTCAGACGGCAGAACCTTGATCGTTGAGGTGAATGACGGGTATGCAGTTGGCAACTATGGCTTGATGCCGATCTCTGCCTCGCGTTTTCTGGAGGCACGTTGGCAAGAATTGACTGCACCGTATTTTGAGAAACATGAAGTTTTGTTGATCAACAAAGAGAAGCATACGTTCTAG
- a CDS encoding glycoside hydrolase family 1 protein — translation MNRFPEGFLWGGATAANQIEGGYDQGGKGLSVSDVYTFDSSLPKEQWTDQWHMMTHAQVKEAMNPQSTKYYPKRHGNDFYHHFREDIRLFAEMGFKCYRMSIAWTRIFPNGDETQPNEAGLKFYDEVFDECLKYGIEPMVSLSHYEMPLYLATEYGGWPNRKLIDFYLNFATTVFERYKEKVTYWLTFNEINCVKHHPYVSIGVVEENHLNIEQAKYQGAHHQFVASALATKACHEINPEAKVGCMISYQLLIPYSCDPDDVQKTVESQRTSLFFSDVQARGYYPAYTKRMLEEKGVTLQVERGDEEIMREYPVDFVSFSYYMSSAVSAHPEKLEGAVGNLITGGIKNPYLPSSDWGWQIDPKGLRIALNQLYDRYQKPLFIAENGLGAVDVVKEDGTIDDAYRIEYLKLHIEQMKEAIHDGVELFGYTPWGCIDIVSASTSQMSKRYGFIYVDQDDEGHGTKERHKKKSFDWYKQVIASNGETL, via the coding sequence ATGAACAGGTTTCCGGAAGGATTTTTATGGGGCGGTGCAACAGCCGCCAACCAAATAGAAGGCGGCTACGATCAAGGCGGGAAAGGTTTATCGGTTTCTGACGTGTATACCTTTGACAGTTCTCTTCCAAAGGAACAGTGGACAGATCAATGGCATATGATGACACACGCGCAAGTAAAAGAAGCGATGAATCCCCAAAGTACGAAGTATTACCCTAAACGTCATGGAAATGATTTCTATCATCATTTTCGCGAGGATATTCGATTGTTTGCAGAAATGGGCTTCAAATGCTACCGGATGTCCATTGCTTGGACGCGGATTTTTCCTAATGGGGATGAAACACAGCCTAACGAAGCAGGCTTGAAATTTTATGATGAGGTATTTGATGAATGTCTGAAATACGGTATAGAGCCAATGGTCTCTTTGTCTCATTATGAAATGCCTTTATACTTGGCAACGGAGTATGGCGGGTGGCCCAACCGAAAGCTGATCGATTTTTATTTGAATTTTGCCACGACCGTCTTTGAACGATATAAAGAAAAAGTAACCTATTGGCTCACTTTTAATGAAATCAATTGTGTCAAGCATCATCCCTATGTCAGTATTGGTGTTGTGGAAGAAAACCATCTGAATATCGAGCAGGCAAAATATCAGGGCGCACATCATCAATTTGTTGCAAGTGCTTTGGCTACCAAGGCATGCCATGAAATCAATCCAGAAGCAAAAGTAGGCTGTATGATCAGCTACCAACTACTGATTCCTTATTCCTGTGATCCGGACGATGTCCAAAAAACAGTGGAAAGTCAACGTACGTCTTTATTTTTCAGTGATGTGCAGGCAAGAGGCTACTATCCGGCTTATACGAAACGGATGCTTGAAGAAAAAGGTGTCACGCTGCAGGTAGAACGTGGTGATGAAGAAATTATGCGAGAATATCCGGTGGACTTTGTTTCGTTTAGCTATTACATGTCAAGTGCTGTCAGTGCGCATCCGGAAAAATTAGAGGGTGCAGTAGGAAATTTGATTACTGGTGGCATCAAAAATCCGTACTTGCCAAGTAGTGACTGGGGCTGGCAAATCGATCCCAAGGGATTACGGATTGCGCTAAATCAGTTGTATGACCGTTACCAAAAACCACTGTTTATTGCAGAAAATGGGTTAGGGGCAGTAGATGTGGTCAAGGAAGATGGAACGATCGATGATGCGTATCGGATCGAATACCTAAAGCTGCATATCGAACAGATGAAGGAAGCGATCCATGATGGTGTTGAGCTATTTGGTTATACTCCATGGGGGTGTATCGATATTGTCAGTGCCTCTACCTCTCAAATGTCCAAGCGCTATGGCTTTATCTATGTTGATCAGGATGATGAAGGGCATGGAACGAAAGAACGGCACAAGAAAAAATCCTTTGACTGGTATAAACAAGTCATTGCTTCGAATGGAGAAACATTATAA
- a CDS encoding beta-glucoside-specific PTS transporter subunit IIABC: protein MDYNELAKAVIAGVGGEQNVDNVYHCATRLRFTLKDNALADKAKVEALDGVITVVEAGGMFQVVIGNTVNEVYEALVNQTNLGVVSEVSESKEKQGILNAFIDMIAGVFAPTLGVLAGSGLIKGVLALFSSIGVLPADSGTYIILNAAADAFFYFMPIFLAYTAAKKFKTDVFIAMVLGAALIYPTIVSAYTDGTALDFLGLPVVLAKYTSTVIPAILAVWVLSHIERFVRKRLHESVRNLLTPFICLIVMVPLTLLVVGPIADFASQMIANGYLAVYNFSPIISGAVIGGFWQVLVMFGLHWGLVPVMTNNLSFYGRDTLGPACMMAVSAQAGAVLGVFLKTKNQKIKSLSLSAFISALFGITEPAVYGITLKYKKPFYIACACGAVFGGVAGAAGSAALAVATRSILSFPIYIGEGFVWVVAGYFLSMISACILTFLFGYKDEAEVLEAPTERTTLTLEKPVVGQTIDLSAVNDATFSSGALGDGFAVIPSEGKVYSPVNGRISSVFPTKHAIGVISDNGAEILIHIGIDTVNLNGQYFDILIQDGAVVRAGEQLASFDLEKIKESGYDPTTMVIITNSSRFSNISLDEEDYTMQAQPIG from the coding sequence ATAATGTCTACCATTGTGCGACTCGTTTACGCTTTACTCTTAAAGACAATGCGTTGGCGGATAAAGCAAAAGTGGAAGCGTTGGACGGTGTCATTACGGTTGTCGAAGCGGGTGGGATGTTTCAAGTAGTTATTGGAAATACTGTCAATGAAGTTTATGAAGCACTTGTGAATCAGACCAATCTTGGTGTGGTTTCTGAAGTTTCCGAGTCAAAAGAAAAGCAAGGCATACTTAATGCGTTTATTGATATGATTGCCGGTGTATTTGCACCGACATTGGGCGTTTTAGCTGGAAGTGGATTGATCAAAGGTGTTTTGGCTCTATTCAGCAGCATTGGTGTTTTACCAGCTGATTCAGGCACCTATATCATCTTAAATGCAGCGGCAGATGCGTTCTTCTACTTTATGCCGATCTTTTTAGCGTATACGGCTGCGAAGAAATTCAAGACAGATGTATTTATTGCTATGGTATTGGGTGCTGCACTAATTTATCCAACAATCGTTTCTGCGTATACAGACGGTACAGCCCTTGATTTTCTTGGCTTACCGGTCGTTTTAGCTAAATACACTAGTACAGTGATTCCCGCAATTTTAGCTGTTTGGGTGTTGTCTCATATCGAACGATTTGTACGCAAACGTCTACATGAAAGTGTGCGTAATCTTCTAACACCATTCATTTGTCTGATTGTGATGGTTCCATTGACATTGCTAGTCGTAGGACCGATTGCTGATTTTGCCAGTCAGATGATCGCAAATGGTTACTTAGCTGTTTATAACTTCAGTCCAATTATTTCCGGAGCTGTGATTGGTGGCTTCTGGCAAGTTTTGGTTATGTTCGGTCTGCATTGGGGACTTGTGCCAGTTATGACGAACAATTTGAGTTTTTATGGACGTGATACATTGGGTCCAGCGTGTATGATGGCAGTATCGGCGCAAGCAGGAGCAGTTCTGGGTGTATTTTTGAAAACGAAAAATCAAAAAATCAAAAGCCTGTCTCTTTCAGCATTTATCAGTGCATTATTTGGAATTACTGAACCTGCAGTATACGGAATCACGTTGAAATATAAAAAGCCATTTTATATCGCTTGTGCCTGTGGAGCTGTATTTGGCGGTGTAGCCGGAGCAGCAGGATCAGCTGCATTAGCAGTAGCAACACGTAGCATATTGTCTTTCCCGATTTATATCGGTGAAGGGTTTGTCTGGGTCGTTGCAGGCTACTTCTTGTCTATGATCAGTGCGTGTATTTTGACCTTCTTGTTCGGCTATAAAGATGAAGCTGAGGTACTTGAAGCTCCTACAGAACGAACAACCTTGACGCTTGAAAAACCAGTTGTCGGTCAAACAATCGATCTCTCTGCAGTCAATGATGCAACCTTTTCTAGTGGTGCTTTGGGCGATGGCTTTGCAGTCATCCCGTCAGAAGGTAAGGTGTATAGTCCGGTCAATGGTCGAATAAGTTCGGTCTTTCCAACGAAGCATGCAATTGGAGTGATCAGTGATAATGGAGCAGAAATCTTGATTCACATCGGGATTGATACAGTCAATTTAAATGGGCAATACTTTGATATTCTGATACAAGATGGTGCAGTTGTTCGAGCAGGTGAACAGCTAGCTTCCTTTGATCTTGAAAAAATCAAAGAGAGTGGGTATGATCCAACCACTATGGTGATCATCACCAACAGCAGTCGTTTTAGTAATATTAGTCTCGACGAAGAAGATTATACGATGCAGGCACAGCCGATTGGTTAG
- a CDS encoding hydrolase — MTSFEPRNSAEDELLSPENSVLVVIDYQPTQINSINSMDRHELITNITSVVKLAKGFKVPIILSTVNVATGKNKDTIPQIKELLADQVSYDRTSINAWEDKEFNEAVKAIGRKNILITALWTEACLTFPTLDALKEGYQVYPVVDAVGGTSKIAHETALRRVEQAGARLTSFAQVACEFQRDWNRTETVPQFVQGMVERGVFLKLE; from the coding sequence ATGACAAGCTTTGAACCAAGAAACAGCGCAGAAGATGAATTGTTGTCTCCTGAGAACAGTGTATTGGTCGTAATCGATTATCAACCAACACAAATCAATTCCATCAATTCCATGGATCGTCATGAGTTGATCACCAATATCACTTCCGTTGTAAAGCTGGCGAAGGGATTCAAGGTGCCGATCATTCTTTCAACAGTTAATGTAGCAACAGGAAAAAATAAGGATACGATTCCCCAAATAAAAGAGTTGCTTGCTGATCAAGTGAGCTATGACCGAACCTCTATCAATGCATGGGAAGACAAGGAATTTAACGAAGCGGTCAAAGCGATCGGCAGAAAGAATATTCTAATCACTGCGCTGTGGACAGAAGCTTGCCTGACTTTTCCGACATTGGATGCATTGAAGGAAGGCTATCAGGTATATCCGGTGGTGGATGCAGTCGGCGGAACCAGTAAAATTGCTCATGAAACAGCACTGAGACGTGTCGAACAAGCGGGGGCCAGACTGACTAGCTTTGCTCAGGTCGCTTGTGAATTTCAACGAGATTGGAATCGGACAGAGACCGTTCCTCAGTTTGTTCAAGGAATGGTTGAACGTGGCGTTTTTCTAAAGCTTGAATAA
- a CDS encoding histidine phosphatase family protein: protein MKRVMKLGVVGLAVGLLLAGCSSGEKGKTDASDTKKEAASETVLYFVRHGKTMFNTTGQVQGWSDTPLTDVGVEGAEQLGKGLKGTTFSKAYSSDMGRAVSTAEYILENSGNKEVELTTLSGIREWGYGGYEGRDNSEMWIPLFEQHGLTFDEDWTDYGELTRKMSDEEIANTIAKNDKTGTAETYEEITERTKKALDQIIEETSEKGGNVLIVSHGSEIPTILEIVAPGSYQGEDIGNCSVTKILYKDGNYTVESIGDKSYLGE from the coding sequence ATGAAACGAGTGATGAAGTTAGGTGTTGTTGGATTGGCTGTGGGACTATTACTTGCTGGTTGCAGCAGTGGGGAAAAGGGAAAGACAGATGCTTCAGATACCAAAAAAGAAGCAGCATCAGAAACGGTTTTATATTTTGTTCGTCATGGAAAAACGATGTTCAATACAACCGGACAGGTACAGGGCTGGTCCGATACACCCCTGACCGATGTTGGTGTGGAAGGGGCAGAACAGCTTGGAAAAGGCTTGAAGGGAACGACCTTCTCGAAGGCCTATTCTAGTGATATGGGTCGAGCTGTTTCGACTGCTGAATATATACTGGAGAATTCTGGAAATAAAGAAGTGGAATTGACCACGCTATCTGGTATCAGAGAGTGGGGCTATGGCGGCTACGAAGGACGAGACAATTCAGAAATGTGGATTCCGCTCTTTGAGCAGCATGGGTTGACCTTTGATGAGGACTGGACAGATTATGGCGAGCTGACAAGAAAAATGTCTGATGAGGAAATAGCGAATACAATTGCTAAAAATGATAAGACTGGAACAGCAGAGACCTACGAAGAAATCACCGAGCGTACAAAAAAGGCTTTGGATCAGATCATTGAAGAAACCTCTGAAAAAGGTGGAAATGTGTTGATTGTATCCCATGGTAGTGAAATTCCAACGATTTTGGAAATCGTTGCCCCAGGATCTTATCAAGGCGAAGATATCGGTAACTGTAGTGTAACGAAGATTCTCTACAAAGATGGGAATTACACGGTGGAAAGCATTGGGGATAAGAGTTATTTGGGCGAATAA
- a CDS encoding glycoside hydrolase family 1 protein: MSLPKDFFWGGSIAAHQCEGSWQADGKGPAIMDFVTKGSKDTPRDITATIEADLDYPSHQGIDFYHRYKEDIALFKEMGFTALRLSIDWSRIFPNGDDEQPNQAGLNYYGAVIDTLLAAGIEPIVTLYHFELPIHLVHQYGAWKNRQVIDFYLRFCETVMREYDGRVKYWVTFNEMNHIDPETEHSDIFTYLVAGLKYSELTDKAQELATVGYNMTLAGVKAVRLAHEINAKNSVGCVFGLNPIYSYNCDPENVLKGFLENDRDYYQIDAMCNGKFPLYKLKEYQAAGLTIDITEQDKEDFANGTLDFIGLNYYFSSVAEPKEAIEGEASLFGGVQNPYLEQSKWGWAIDAVGIRYVMNYLYRRYELPIMITENGLGAQDIVEADGQIHDVYRIEYLEKHVEQIRKAVEEDHVDCLGYLVWGPIDLVSATTGEMSKRYGFIHVDLDDKGQGSLERKKKDSFHWFKKVIENNSEVGVREK, encoded by the coding sequence ATGAGTTTACCAAAGGATTTTTTCTGGGGCGGCAGTATTGCAGCCCATCAATGTGAAGGAAGCTGGCAGGCAGATGGCAAGGGACCTGCGATCATGGATTTTGTGACGAAGGGGTCAAAGGATACGCCAAGGGATATCACGGCAACAATCGAAGCAGATTTAGATTATCCTTCACATCAAGGAATCGATTTTTACCATCGCTACAAAGAAGATATCGCTCTTTTCAAAGAGATGGGCTTTACAGCGTTGCGTCTATCGATCGACTGGTCACGGATTTTCCCGAATGGGGATGACGAGCAGCCAAATCAAGCAGGCCTGAATTATTATGGTGCTGTTATCGATACGCTTTTAGCAGCTGGAATCGAGCCAATTGTTACTCTGTATCATTTTGAGCTGCCGATTCATTTGGTTCATCAGTATGGGGCATGGAAAAATAGACAGGTCATTGATTTTTATTTACGATTTTGTGAAACAGTCATGCGGGAATATGATGGCAGAGTCAAATATTGGGTGACTTTCAATGAGATGAATCATATCGATCCAGAAACGGAGCATTCGGATATTTTCACCTATTTGGTTGCCGGACTAAAATATAGCGAATTAACGGATAAAGCACAGGAATTGGCGACTGTTGGCTACAATATGACACTTGCCGGAGTAAAAGCTGTACGACTGGCTCATGAAATAAACGCAAAGAATAGTGTTGGCTGCGTCTTTGGCTTGAATCCAATCTACTCCTACAATTGTGATCCTGAAAATGTGTTGAAGGGCTTTTTGGAAAATGATCGAGACTATTATCAGATTGATGCGATGTGCAATGGTAAGTTCCCTCTTTATAAGCTGAAGGAGTATCAGGCGGCTGGATTGACGATAGATATCACGGAGCAAGACAAAGAGGATTTTGCGAATGGAACACTGGATTTTATCGGCTTGAACTATTATTTTTCTAGCGTAGCGGAACCAAAGGAAGCGATCGAAGGGGAAGCCTCTCTTTTCGGAGGTGTTCAAAATCCGTACTTGGAACAATCCAAATGGGGCTGGGCGATCGATGCGGTTGGTATTCGCTATGTCATGAATTACTTATACCGTAGATATGAACTGCCGATCATGATTACAGAGAATGGCTTAGGCGCACAAGATATTGTAGAGGCTGATGGTCAGATTCACGACGTGTATCGAATCGAGTACCTTGAAAAGCATGTTGAGCAAATCAGAAAAGCGGTCGAAGAAGACCATGTGGATTGTTTGGGCTATCTTGTTTGGGGACCGATCGATCTAGTCAGTGCGACGACCGGTGAGATGAGCAAGCGTTATGGCTTTATCCATGTGGATCTGGATGATAAAGGGCAAGGGAGTCTGGAGCGAAAGAAGAAGGATTCCTTCCATTGGTTCAAAAAAGTGATCGAAAATAATAGTGAAGTAGGAGTGAGAGAGAAATGA
- a CDS encoding beta-glucoside-specific PTS transporter subunit IIABC, translated as MSYEKLNEQIITLVGGKDNIQAVAHCVTRLRLTLKDRSAAKTEEIKELDGVIDVVSNEVAYQIIIGTHVMDVYTEFMAMLGLTPTDSTPKENKPKGIKGIAGSIMVVISETMTSIVEVLLAAGILAGIMAIFTLTGVVSADSPTYMIFDTLRGAVFHFLPVFIAASAAKRLHVNQYLAMVLAVTLLSANIDGVEGLSIFGLQLQTIGYANTFIPIMLGVWFLGLAVKYLNKIIPKSLHYFLVPVLSLVITLPIILIIFGPIGTWIGDGLNAFFNLLMTTVGNWIVVAIYAATQPFLIVLGAANFTYPIVLNFLGTLGYDPIFNAAATISDVAVCGAMVGYFLRASKGKEKQTFGTVSFSALMGITEPAIFGVFMKYRRPFLAVIIGGGIGGTIAGLAGVKTMGMVWGLAAMPTYLAGGVNNFVWMLISVVVAFVIATGVAYGLGIPKEKTVDETIEEEELIGRSNTQGLKQAGIGKIAEGEVIALSEVSDQAFASGALGKGLGIVPTEESTTVVSPVDGTVTVVFPTKHAYGIRTETGIELLIHIGVDTVNLNGQYFESFVTQGQKVNKGDCLAVYEVDKVKEAGFDPTIMAVITNSNDYLDVISGNTTDADELLTVVF; from the coding sequence ATGAGTTATGAAAAATTAAATGAACAAATCATCACACTTGTCGGGGGCAAGGACAATATACAGGCAGTTGCACATTGTGTGACGCGCTTGAGACTGACATTAAAGGATCGGTCTGCTGCTAAAACCGAAGAAATCAAAGAGCTGGATGGTGTTATCGATGTAGTTTCTAATGAGGTTGCTTATCAAATCATCATTGGTACGCATGTGATGGACGTTTATACGGAATTTATGGCAATGCTTGGCTTAACACCGACCGATAGTACACCAAAAGAGAACAAACCAAAAGGGATCAAAGGAATTGCCGGATCGATCATGGTTGTCATTTCTGAAACGATGACCTCGATTGTTGAAGTACTGTTGGCTGCAGGGATTCTGGCAGGGATCATGGCTATTTTCACTTTGACTGGTGTTGTTTCTGCGGATAGTCCGACCTATATGATTTTCGATACGTTACGTGGAGCAGTTTTTCACTTTTTACCGGTTTTTATTGCGGCATCCGCGGCAAAAAGACTACATGTCAACCAATATTTAGCAATGGTACTGGCAGTTACATTGCTGTCTGCTAATATTGATGGTGTCGAAGGGTTATCCATTTTCGGACTTCAGCTACAAACAATTGGTTATGCCAATACATTTATCCCAATCATGTTAGGGGTCTGGTTCCTTGGCTTGGCAGTGAAATATTTGAATAAAATTATTCCGAAGAGTCTGCACTATTTCTTGGTTCCAGTGCTATCTCTGGTGATTACATTACCAATTATTTTAATTATTTTCGGACCAATCGGGACTTGGATCGGTGATGGATTGAATGCCTTCTTCAATTTATTGATGACGACAGTTGGAAATTGGATCGTTGTGGCAATCTATGCAGCAACACAGCCATTCCTGATCGTGTTGGGTGCTGCGAACTTTACGTATCCGATTGTGTTGAATTTCCTTGGCACATTAGGCTATGACCCTATTTTCAATGCAGCTGCTACGATTTCTGATGTGGCCGTTTGTGGTGCTATGGTGGGTTACTTCTTGCGTGCGAGCAAAGGAAAAGAGAAACAAACCTTTGGAACGGTCAGCTTTAGTGCTTTGATGGGGATTACTGAACCGGCTATCTTTGGGGTGTTCATGAAATATCGTCGTCCTTTCTTAGCTGTTATCATCGGTGGCGGCATCGGTGGTACGATCGCCGGCTTGGCTGGTGTCAAAACAATGGGCATGGTTTGGGGCTTAGCAGCAATGCCAACGTATCTAGCTGGTGGCGTAAATAACTTTGTTTGGATGCTGATCAGTGTGGTCGTAGCATTTGTCATAGCTACTGGAGTTGCATATGGCCTTGGGATTCCGAAGGAAAAGACTGTCGATGAAACGATAGAAGAGGAAGAATTGATTGGTCGTAGTAACACACAAGGCTTGAAACAGGCGGGAATTGGTAAAATCGCTGAAGGCGAAGTGATTGCCTTGAGTGAAGTGAGCGATCAGGCTTTTGCTTCCGGCGCTTTAGGAAAGGGCTTGGGCATCGTTCCAACGGAAGAATCAACAACGGTTGTTTCACCTGTGGATGGAACGGTCACTGTGGTGTTCCCAACGAAACATGCGTATGGTATTCGAACAGAGACTGGGATCGAGTTATTGATCCATATCGGCGTGGATACTGTCAATCTGAATGGGCAGTATTTTGAAAGCTTTGTGACACAAGGTCAGAAAGTAAATAAAGGGGATTGCTTAGCTGTTTATGAAGTCGACAAAGTAAAGGAAGCAGGCTTTGACCCAACGATCATGGCTGTTATCACAAATTCAAATGATTACTTAGATGTCATTTCAGGAAATACAACTGACGCGGACGAGCTATTGACCGTGGTCTTTTAA
- a CDS encoding PRD domain-containing protein — protein sequence MKISQILNNNVALVKRGGCEVFVVSKGIGFRRKKGEQVTEDEIEKMYILDSYDMLDHFSYLLSHSDPNDIILIDSIISYSESELGIKASDYLSLTLLDHLEFLLKRVEKKQFIKSPLIWDIKRFYPKHFEVGLKALEMITEQKDIELPEDEAVSLTLHFVNMEESRETKEDRIKEMRALSDIVSIIELHFQVKLDESSTNYMRFTTHLQYFVQRIIRGEIHEDEKESLDLYKQVSQLYTESFKAVQKIKVYVKSQFDTVITVNEETYLMLHINRVTERLEEK from the coding sequence ATGAAGATCAGTCAAATATTAAATAACAATGTTGCTTTGGTCAAAAGAGGAGGATGTGAGGTTTTTGTTGTATCGAAGGGGATCGGCTTCAGAAGAAAAAAGGGAGAGCAGGTCACCGAGGATGAAATAGAAAAGATGTATATTTTGGATTCGTACGACATGTTGGATCATTTCAGCTATCTCTTGTCTCATTCAGACCCAAATGACATTATTTTGATCGATAGTATTATTTCCTATAGCGAGTCGGAGTTGGGGATCAAAGCGAGTGATTATTTAAGTTTGACTCTTCTGGATCACTTGGAATTCCTGCTAAAACGTGTGGAAAAGAAGCAATTTATTAAAAGTCCGTTGATTTGGGATATCAAACGATTTTATCCAAAACATTTTGAAGTAGGGCTCAAAGCACTGGAAATGATTACAGAGCAGAAAGACATTGAGTTGCCTGAGGACGAAGCTGTTTCACTGACCCTTCACTTTGTAAACATGGAAGAGAGTCGGGAAACGAAAGAAGATCGCATCAAGGAAATGAGAGCCTTGAGTGATATCGTCTCAATTATAGAACTGCATTTTCAGGTCAAACTGGATGAAAGCTCAACGAATTATATGCGTTTTACGACGCACTTACAGTATTTTGTTCAACGAATCATCCGAGGCGAAATCCACGAGGATGAAAAGGAGTCTTTGGATCTGTACAAACAGGTCAGCCAACTATATACAGAGTCATTCAAGGCAGTGCAGAAAATCAAGGTTTATGTCAAATCGCAGTTTGATACGGTGATCACTGTTAACGAAGAAACCTATTTGATGCTGCATATCAATCGAGTGACCGAACGACTGGAGGAAAAATAG